The Amycolatopsis sp. DG1A-15b genome window below encodes:
- a CDS encoding TetR/AcrR family transcriptional regulator yields the protein MIASDGRRERKKAQTRTRIQEAALDLFVNQGYRETTIAQIAARADVATRTVTLHFPAKDDLLFADDPFTPESLEARIRRRKPETTLDAVRDWMHAIMRELDERDRDSGVDPAHLWQRRALRADLLMADDDLRGRARAGYRDLELPIAAGIGEDLGLPADGLLPRLAAVTVVTGLREIYVTREGRARPAASELSDLVDEVLAFAQAALTAATKPA from the coding sequence ATGATCGCGAGCGACGGCCGCCGTGAGCGGAAGAAGGCCCAGACCCGGACCCGCATCCAGGAAGCGGCCCTGGACCTCTTCGTGAACCAGGGCTACCGGGAGACGACGATCGCGCAGATCGCCGCGCGGGCCGACGTCGCCACCCGCACGGTGACGCTGCACTTCCCGGCCAAGGACGACCTGCTGTTCGCCGACGACCCGTTCACCCCGGAGTCGCTCGAGGCGCGGATACGCCGGCGAAAGCCGGAGACCACCCTCGACGCCGTCCGCGACTGGATGCACGCGATCATGCGCGAACTCGACGAGCGCGACCGCGACTCCGGGGTGGACCCCGCGCACCTCTGGCAGCGCCGCGCCCTCCGCGCCGACCTCCTCATGGCCGACGACGACCTCCGCGGCCGCGCCCGGGCCGGCTACCGCGACCTCGAACTCCCGATAGCGGCGGGGATCGGCGAAGACCTCGGCCTCCCGGCGGACGGACTGCTCCCCCGGCTCGCCGCCGTCACCGTCGTCACCGGCCTCCGCGAGATCTACGTGACGCGCGAGGGCCGAGCGCGGCCGGCGGCGAGCGAACTGTCCGACCTCGTCGACGAGGTGCTCGCCTTCGCCCAGGCCGCCCTCACCGCGGCGACGAAGCCGGCCTGA
- a CDS encoding serine hydrolase gives MRLSVVAVLGGAIFGVIAAAMFLRPVDVPAAAERPVRSLPSPPETAAPAPTARLVVPDPAEVKVAVDVRGEWSWALRELGSGAVVGDGTLRNTTESMIKSWLAVDFLASRESRISAEDEARLSRMIQVSDDHAAQALYLRLGGDESIERMIRTCELRDTRIHPDWWSKTTMPATDATLLGRCVARGPGLTPQWRAKLLELMRSVDPRDAFGIPEAPALEGRRPAIKNGWTRHGTWWTVNCLAIWEHWVLAVMVHYPDRGDEHRYGARVCADVAQQLFGRSDISLASGR, from the coding sequence ATGCGTCTTTCCGTGGTTGCCGTGCTGGGGGGTGCGATCTTCGGTGTCATCGCCGCGGCGATGTTCCTTCGCCCGGTGGACGTGCCCGCCGCCGCGGAACGGCCGGTCCGGTCTCTGCCGTCGCCGCCGGAGACCGCCGCGCCGGCTCCGACCGCGCGGCTGGTCGTGCCGGATCCGGCGGAGGTCAAGGTGGCCGTCGACGTCCGGGGTGAGTGGTCCTGGGCGTTGCGCGAACTCGGCAGCGGTGCCGTGGTCGGCGACGGGACACTGCGCAACACGACCGAATCGATGATCAAGAGCTGGCTCGCCGTGGACTTCCTCGCTTCACGGGAGTCGCGGATTTCGGCGGAGGACGAGGCCCGGCTGAGCCGGATGATCCAGGTCAGTGACGACCACGCCGCGCAGGCGCTGTACCTCCGGCTCGGCGGGGACGAGTCGATCGAGCGGATGATCCGGACCTGCGAACTGCGCGACACGCGGATCCACCCGGACTGGTGGTCCAAGACGACGATGCCCGCGACCGACGCGACCCTGCTCGGCCGGTGCGTCGCCCGCGGTCCGGGCTTGACCCCGCAGTGGCGGGCGAAGCTGCTCGAGCTCATGCGATCGGTCGACCCGCGCGACGCGTTCGGCATCCCGGAGGCACCGGCACTCGAGGGCCGGCGCCCGGCGATCAAGAACGGCTGGACCCGGCACGGGACCTGGTGGACGGTCAACTGCCTGGCCATCTGGGAGCACTGGGTGCTCGCGGTCATGGTGCACTACCCGGACCGAGGTGACGAGCACCGCTACGGGGCCCGCGTGTGCGCGGACGTCGCCCAGCAACTGTTCGGCCGCAGCGACATCAGCCTCGCGTCGGGTCGGTGA
- a CDS encoding SigE family RNA polymerase sigma factor, whose protein sequence is MQFEEFTREQLPGLVRFAAVLTGDRELAQDVVQDALVHAHRAWRQLAVADRPDLYMRKIVVNGYLGWRRRWYQRSVRPTSDVARFREPTEPDPAGRIADADQLGGLLAGLSRAQRASIVLRFYEDRDDDEIAAVLGCAPGTVRSHISRGLSSLRVRLNEGKESV, encoded by the coding sequence GTGCAGTTCGAAGAGTTCACCCGCGAGCAACTGCCCGGCTTGGTGCGGTTCGCCGCCGTCCTGACCGGCGACCGTGAGCTGGCGCAGGACGTGGTGCAGGACGCGCTCGTGCACGCGCACCGCGCCTGGCGGCAGCTGGCGGTGGCGGATCGGCCGGACCTGTACATGCGGAAGATCGTCGTCAACGGCTACCTCGGCTGGCGGCGCCGCTGGTACCAGCGATCCGTGCGCCCGACCTCGGACGTCGCGCGGTTCCGGGAGCCGACCGAGCCGGATCCGGCCGGGCGGATCGCCGACGCCGACCAGCTCGGCGGCCTGCTCGCCGGGCTGAGCCGTGCCCAACGGGCGTCGATCGTCCTGCGGTTCTACGAGGACCGCGACGACGACGAGATCGCCGCCGTGCTCGGTTGCGCGCCCGGGACCGTGCGCAGCCACATCTCGCGCGGCCTGAGCTCGCTGCGCGTCCGGCTGAACGAAGGCAAGGAGAGTGTGTGA
- a CDS encoding helix-turn-helix transcriptional regulator, producing MPDVGLLLKHWRGTRRLSQLALAAEAAVSIRHLSFVETGRANPSRAMVLKLAEVLDVPLRERNTLLLSAGFAPEYPESELDAPALAAVRGALETILAQQEPFPALVMDRSWDIRHTNTAARRFFAFLRGGQPATPPGPPNVLRRMFHPDGARPHVTNWPEVAEALVRRARREAIGGVLDERAHRILDEVLAYPDVPPHLRVPDATAPVLPIVPIRYERAGRRFDYFSTVTTLGTPQDVTLQELRIECFFPMNDETREHARELAGPPGK from the coding sequence GTGCCTGACGTGGGTCTCCTGCTGAAACACTGGCGCGGTACCCGGCGGCTGAGCCAGCTGGCGCTGGCCGCCGAGGCCGCCGTGTCGATCCGCCACCTGAGCTTCGTCGAAACGGGACGGGCGAACCCGAGCCGCGCCATGGTGCTGAAGCTCGCGGAGGTCCTCGACGTCCCGTTGCGCGAGCGCAACACCTTGCTGCTCAGCGCCGGCTTCGCCCCGGAATACCCGGAGTCCGAACTGGACGCACCAGCCCTGGCCGCGGTGCGCGGCGCACTGGAGACCATCCTCGCCCAGCAGGAACCGTTCCCGGCGCTGGTGATGGACCGCAGCTGGGACATCCGGCACACCAACACCGCCGCCCGCCGGTTCTTCGCGTTCCTCCGGGGCGGGCAGCCGGCAACCCCGCCGGGGCCGCCGAACGTGCTGCGCCGGATGTTCCACCCGGACGGCGCGCGACCCCACGTGACGAACTGGCCGGAGGTCGCCGAGGCGCTGGTCCGGCGGGCCCGGCGCGAAGCGATCGGAGGCGTCCTGGACGAGCGGGCCCACCGGATCCTCGACGAAGTGCTGGCCTACCCGGACGTGCCGCCGCACCTGCGGGTACCGGACGCGACGGCCCCGGTCCTCCCGATCGTGCCGATCCGCTACGAGCGCGCCGGCCGGCGGTTCGACTACTTCTCCACGGTGACGACGTTGGGCACCCCGCAGGACGTGACCCTGCAGGAGCTGCGCATCGAATGCTTCTTCCCGATGAACGACGAAACCCGGGAGCACGCCCGAGAACTGGCCGGGCCGCCGGGGAAGTGA
- a CDS encoding carboxymuconolactone decarboxylase family protein, producing the protein MTSHQLHTAATAAEAAKEPLRVLEGVFGFVPAAAGLMANSPALLNTFFAAFGHFRGGGTFGPDERQVLLLSNAVANRSEWAVAFHTLEALRDGVEPAVVEAIRRGEVPADRRMAALSAFTRSLIGKQGHVEDAEVVAFKAAGFTEEQVFEVITGVAISAMTNYAANLAQPPLEAAVLPHAWKTGYSAGA; encoded by the coding sequence ATGACCAGTCACCAGCTCCACACCGCAGCCACCGCCGCCGAAGCCGCGAAGGAGCCGCTCAGGGTTCTCGAAGGCGTTTTCGGGTTCGTGCCCGCCGCGGCCGGCCTCATGGCCAACTCGCCGGCGTTGCTGAACACTTTTTTCGCCGCCTTCGGGCACTTCCGGGGCGGCGGCACGTTCGGCCCGGACGAACGGCAGGTCCTGCTGCTGTCCAACGCGGTCGCCAACCGCAGTGAATGGGCGGTGGCGTTCCACACGCTGGAGGCGCTGCGGGACGGCGTCGAGCCGGCCGTGGTCGAGGCGATCCGCCGGGGCGAGGTGCCCGCGGATCGGCGGATGGCGGCGCTGTCGGCGTTCACCCGGTCGCTGATCGGGAAGCAGGGGCACGTCGAGGACGCGGAGGTGGTGGCGTTCAAGGCGGCGGGTTTCACCGAAGAACAGGTCTTCGAAGTGATCACCGGCGTGGCGATCTCGGCGATGACGAACTACGCGGCCAACCTCGCCCAGCCCCCGCTGGAAGCCGCGGTGTTGCCGCACGCCTGGAAGACGGGATACTCGGCGGGTGCCTGA
- a CDS encoding alpha/beta hydrolase: MNQPTFVLVHGALTDASVWRRVSARLQDAGHTVIAPSLPMRDFDGDVAYLGQFLGTLTGPLVVAAHSYAGSVISAPAALTEDVRSLVFVTAFQQDAGETAGALNGKFPGSLLIPENLVVREYPGGAEIYLRPDKFGAVYAADASARDQKILAAAQKPFDPVTLEGSFADAASWHALPSWAVVSTQDNSIPPEAQRWMAGRAGSTVVEVESTHAVPLVHPDVVAETILRGAR; the protein is encoded by the coding sequence ATGAATCAGCCGACCTTCGTTCTCGTCCACGGCGCCCTGACCGATGCTTCGGTGTGGCGCCGGGTCTCCGCGCGCCTGCAGGACGCCGGGCACACCGTCATCGCGCCGTCCCTGCCGATGCGCGACTTCGACGGCGACGTCGCCTACCTCGGGCAGTTCCTGGGCACGCTCACCGGCCCGCTCGTGGTCGCCGCCCACTCCTACGCCGGGTCGGTGATCTCGGCTCCCGCTGCCCTGACCGAAGACGTCCGATCGCTCGTGTTCGTCACGGCGTTCCAGCAGGACGCGGGGGAGACGGCCGGCGCGCTCAACGGGAAGTTCCCGGGCAGCCTGCTGATCCCGGAAAACCTGGTCGTGCGGGAGTACCCCGGCGGCGCCGAGATCTACCTCCGGCCGGACAAGTTCGGTGCGGTCTACGCCGCTGACGCCAGTGCGCGGGACCAGAAGATCCTCGCCGCGGCCCAGAAGCCCTTCGACCCGGTCACCCTGGAAGGCAGCTTCGCGGACGCCGCCAGCTGGCACGCACTGCCGTCGTGGGCCGTGGTGTCCACACAGGACAATTCCATTCCCCCCGAGGCCCAGCGGTGGATGGCCGGGCGAGCCGGCTCCACCGTCGTGGAGGTCGAGTCCACGCACGCCGTCCCGCTGGTGCACCCGGATGTGGTGGCCGAAACGATTCTCCGCGGCGCCCGGTGA